TCTCTACAGTTTTATCAGATGTGAAACTAGTTATCTGAATACCTTTAATATTTTGGAACTTTGAATGCCACTtgggttttaaaaacaaacacaaatcaTGTCCTCCTAGCACAGGTATTGTCCTTCTCTTCCTGCTGTGTCTGCTTGATGCCTCCTTGGAATATCCTACTCTGCAAAAGCAGAGGTTTTTTAGTAGGAGCTGTGATTGTAGTTCAGAGTCTGTGTGCAGAAATCTGTCTGAGAACTCCTGCTTTGGAGCTGCCtatgtttaaaaaattcctGACCTCCCCATCTCACTGCTGCCTACGgattgcagcagctctggagaccTGAGCCACTGCTGCAGGCACTTGGTGAGTTATTGCCTGTGTCAGTCCCTCAGTGAGaggggcagattttgggaggggagaggcaaaagctcctgcagagcagccaaacCTTTTGCAACACCatgagagaggagaaaggagagcagTCTGGCTCCAGGGTTACTGGGGaattgctgaaagagaaaaagcatttgaaacCTTTCCTTTTTGTTAGGTGCATTTGTGGCTGTGAGAAATTGGGAGGCCTGTTGAATGGTGTAatcagagaggagagaggagaccCATCTGAGCCTGTCAGGACTCAAATATCAGTTCTGAGAATAAAAATCCTCCCTTGGAAAGTGCagttattttcctctcttgtgttttcctgtctttcctctcttgtgtttccctgtttttcctgaCCAGTGCTTTCAGTTTTATACTGAAAAAAGTCTTGAAACTTCAGTTCATCACCAGGAACTTTGCCTTTAAATAGCATAAACTTGTAATACCTCTTTATGCCCTCAAATTAGGGAAGAAGCATGATCAAGATGAACTGCATCCTGCTGATCACCTGCATTGTTCTGATTGCTTTTTGTGGCTCTGGTGAGTAGAAGAGAGGGGGACTTTGTGGTTTAATGTTGTGACCAAGGCTGAGAAAATCATGGAGAAAAAtgccagaggaagaaaaaacagcaagaaaggcCTGGATTATTTTATGCCACTGTGGGGAATGACAGTAACCATCAAAGCAGAGCTCAGTTTCTGTCTTGGTTGTCTTGGGTCAGGAGAGGGAATCAGGGACAGGATGTCATACTGCTTAACACAGCAGAAAACTGGTTATTTTACTGCTAGGAAATGGGATTCCTCTTGTGTGAATAGGAAACTAGTGTTTAGTATGAGAGGGAAAGGAGATTGAGTTAAAAAAATGGATAGAATAAAACTCAGCTGCAAGTATCTGTCATCTGGAACCTGGAAAAGGCAGTCTTCAAGAGCAGATAAAAAGAACAAGCATTTAATATCTTGTTCTGCAGGCAGATAATGGTGTTTTTAAAAGTGACACAAATACATGCTTCAAGATGTGCCTTTAAAAATTGTCAGCCTCAACTGACATAAGCTTGTCAATTTTAACTGAAGTCTTGAGTTTAGCAGTTTTAAGCTGAAGTCTTGGGGTTAATAACCAGGCATATATTTTGGGACAATTAGAtgattcttctttttcttttttttttttttttttttaatgctgctgctgtttcagtaGTTTATTACTCAGTGAAGATAAACCCTTGTTGTCTTAGGTCATACCTTAAGATGTTACCACTGTGACAACAGCCCTACCCTGTGCAGGACCAACAGCACGTGCTTAACATCTGAAGATACTTGCTTGCAGTTGAAATTTGGTATGTACAGTGTCCCACAGACCTAAAATAAACCCACTTGGATCAGCTTTCATTGCCTGGACACCTCTAATCTGGCCCTAGCATGCATTTCTCAGCCTCACTCAAAAGGAGCTTGCTAATACTCTTGAAGGTCATGCTTATATCCAAGCAATAATGCAATGATTTAGATAGGTGAGTTGTAGCTATACAAGCATGTACATCAATAGCTGTATatccagattttaaaaataagcaagcaAAAACCCACACAAGggagctaggaaaaaaaaaagacagcattaaatttaaaatacaatttgttACTCTATGACAACAGATAAAAGATGTGTAGCCCATAAAAAAAAGCTGTAGTTGAATGGGTCAGTCATTTATGAATGGacactattaaaataaattctctttttctgagGGTGAAGTGATTTGTGTCTCAGGAAGGACGTCTTtaactagatcaggttgctcagggtcTGGCCTTGAATGttgccagggatgggacatccaccaTTCCTCTGGAcaatctgtgccagtgttttACCACCTTTATCTactcctcctgctctgtcttCTGCACATTCTTCACTGAGAGCCTTGTCAAGTGCTGgtccaggctgctctggagtccccatccctggagggatttaaagatgccatgtggatgtggcacctggggacatgggttagtgaagggtttggcagtgctgggttcaagattggacttggtgatctcagaggtcttgTTCAGCCTGAACGATTCTGAGAATGCAGGCTGAACTGGCTGCTGATGCCAGGTATCACTCAGGCTCCACCCTGTATTTCCCACTGGGTGAATTGGATACACACTGCTAAATTCCTAGTGAAAGCAAATTTGGAAACTTTTAAACACTTGAACTTAGAAAAGCAAGTACACAGCTGTACAtgcaaaaaaagcccaaaacaactCTAGGGCTGATGCTAGGGCACAAATAGCCAGTGGACTACAGGACACAAGACTTTACCAAAAGTGGCTCTTCTGGGGAGGGTGAGAGGCCAAGCCCAGTGAGCTGTCCCTGAAATTTCATGTCAATGCCATGCCAACACAGACCACAAGGCCTCCATACAATATCTGTGCTTACACCACGGGCCCTGTCACAGATTGAGCTTTGCCTTCTCCTCAGTGTTTTATTCTCTAGCAGTGGCAGTCAAAGCACTGCTTCTGTCTGTACCAAAAACGATGTTACTGTCAATACTCTCttaatttgtttggttttttggttccATAGGTAAATTGAGAACTTTCTCCTGCTGGAAGTCATCCCAGTGCAGTACGAATGAAATTGCTGATTCTTTCATGTTGgataattttgaattcttttgCTGCCAACACGACCTGTGCAATGAGAGTGCAATTACTGGGGTTAACAAAGCAGCCTTCAGTATTGCTTCTGTAATGGCCATGTTATGGATGCTCATGTAATAATCCTGATTTGTTAGCTGTTCTTTCAAGATGAAATTACATAAAACCATTTAACTCTTTTCTGTATTGCATATTTTCACCTCCTGTCCATAGGCAGAAACATTCCCTTGTAATTTTAAGTTGTTTCCCGAGGTTCTGTCTGTTAAATCACTGTCTCCATTCATGGGAAGGAGATGTGTGTTGTTACCAGTTACTGGGTGTTTTGATCTGTCCCCCTGTTCATAGGGAACAGGTTTGGTGAAGTTATGTTCTCTTGTGGAGGGCCTGGGCACACTCCAGTGGGTGATGTGAAGGAGAAGGAACACTTCCAGCTCTTCTGCTGGAAAtagtcatttttttccctgtcctaTAAACTGTCATTATTTTTGGTTGgcatttctgtgggttttgatttgtttggcTTTGGATCTTCCTTGTCACAAACCAAGCAGTGGATTTGCCCTCAACACAAGAAGTGTTGGATCATAAGTGCACCTTGCTGCAGTCTTTGtgatgaaaatggaaatattcagTTTCAACTCATGTAAACACTTTGTTCCCATCactgtacctttttttttccctacaagcCAATGATATAACCTTGTCAAGTGCTGTTATTTTGGGAGAAAGCATCTacattttttaaaccaaaaccaaaatactgcTGTAAGtgagaaacactttttttttaatatatatatatatatatatttatgtgagCATGTAGACAACATGCAATAGCTTCTTTTTTGATTTCCCCATACATTGTCTATGCTTAGGATTTTAAACGAGCATGTGCTTTGCACTGAGTATTTATTGGTATACTGAAAATTGATTATAAAATGCTAAGGAGTTGAAATGAAATGGCACAAGTAGGTTACTTCCCCACCTAGTtagcttttgggttttgttgaaaACAGTGACATGTAAACTTAACCCTTCAAGCTTCCACCTAAGAGTATTAAAATCTTGCAAAACTTTCTTTCCATAAATGCCAATGCACAGTATAGGTGTGTATTTGTACAGCATGAATAAAACCTGCTCCATTTGTAGGTGTGAGAGgtcaaatactgaaatacttacattgctctgctctgtggtggaGACAGACCTTGGGAAATCTCCAGTGCCTGGGGACCCTCTCAGTCAGGTGGGATGCCAgatcctctttttcttcttctggagctgctggtgtaTCCCTGCCAGAGTTGTGTCCATTGCCAATGGGATATTGTCATGCTGAGGACCCTCGTTTGTGCTCTTGACACCAGTGACATCAGTGACACCAGCTCACCAGTCACAACAAGGGTGTTGTTCCAAATCCCCGATGTATTCCACAATGTACCTTTTGGTTGAGCTTATTGGAGCTATGAGAGTGTCCTGGGATCTCTCCCATCACTTGAAATGTGGAAGTCATCCTGTCTTTGATTAATAAAAACGTCAAAAAAGCAGAACGTGGAGTGTGTGGTGATTTATTGGTATTTACAGCTGGACAGAACTCCAGTTGTCTCCATGGGAGGTGTACCCATGCTTCCCATCCAGAGACTCAGCAAGTTCCAAGTAGACTTCCCTTTTATGTCCTACTATTATGTCCTACCTGATtaaaaacagacacagaaatttCCGCACATTGACTTTTTCCATTGCTGCAGCACCATTTGTCAAACTCGGGCTCATTTCAGGTGAAAAAGTATTAAAACACTGACTCAATATAAATTGGGGGGAAGTTTGTAGCAGAGAGATATCTTTTGTTGGACAAGGTGAGAGACTCCTTATGCTTCTGTCATCCT
This region of Catharus ustulatus isolate bCatUst1 chromosome 6, bCatUst1.pri.v2, whole genome shotgun sequence genomic DNA includes:
- the CD59 gene encoding CD59 glycoprotein, with the translated sequence MIKMNCILLITCIVLIAFCGSGHTLRCYHCDNSPTLCRTNSTCLTSEDTCLQLKFGKLRTFSCWKSSQCSTNEIADSFMLDNFEFFCCQHDLCNESAITGVNKAAFSIASVMAMLWMLM